From the Thermococcus guaymasensis DSM 11113 genome, one window contains:
- the proS gene encoding proline--tRNA ligase encodes MAKVKREKWSNEFSEWYNELIETAGIVDKRYPVKGMNVWLPYGLKIMRNIEKFIHAEMARTGHEEVLFPALIPETEFQKEAEHIKGFEDEVYWVTHAGLDPLDVRLILRPTSETAMYSMFSLWIRSHADLPFKVYQIVNVYRYETKHTRPLIRVREISRFFEAHTAHVDFEDAERQIKEDLEIFDRLAKFLALPYIVSRRPEWDKFPGAFYSLGAEIMMPDGRTLQIGTMHNYRQNFAKAYDIKYETETGDHEYVHQTTFGMSERLLAAVIAVHGDDSGMVLPPTIAPIQVVIVPIPKKDANVDVFAYAREIAEELREAGFRVHVDERDIRPGRKYYDWELKGVPLRIEVGPRDVEGRKAVLARRDTFEKVIVERDAIVEEVKKTLDAIHENLYQRAKEFLEGHIKRVDTIEEAKAVFEDRRGIVEIPWCGSEECGLKMEEELDAKMLGIPYPEEKARIEGKKCPLCGREAKFIARFARTY; translated from the coding sequence ATGGCCAAGGTTAAGCGTGAGAAGTGGAGCAACGAGTTCAGCGAGTGGTACAACGAGCTCATCGAGACCGCTGGAATAGTTGACAAGCGCTATCCGGTCAAGGGAATGAACGTCTGGCTCCCGTATGGGCTGAAGATTATGAGGAACATTGAGAAGTTCATACACGCCGAGATGGCGAGAACCGGCCACGAGGAAGTCCTCTTCCCGGCTTTAATCCCCGAGACCGAGTTCCAGAAGGAGGCCGAGCACATAAAGGGCTTCGAGGACGAGGTCTACTGGGTAACCCACGCAGGCCTCGACCCCCTCGATGTGAGGCTCATCCTCCGCCCGACGAGCGAGACTGCTATGTACTCGATGTTCTCCCTCTGGATACGCTCCCACGCTGACCTGCCCTTCAAGGTCTATCAGATAGTCAACGTCTACCGCTACGAAACTAAACACACGAGGCCCCTCATCCGCGTTAGGGAAATCAGCAGATTCTTTGAGGCCCACACGGCTCACGTTGACTTCGAGGACGCCGAGAGGCAGATAAAGGAAGACCTTGAGATATTCGACCGCCTCGCGAAGTTCTTGGCGTTGCCCTACATAGTCTCCAGGAGACCCGAGTGGGACAAGTTCCCGGGAGCTTTCTACTCGCTGGGAGCGGAGATAATGATGCCCGACGGGAGGACGCTCCAGATTGGCACGATGCACAACTACAGGCAGAACTTCGCGAAGGCATACGACATCAAGTACGAGACAGAGACCGGAGACCACGAGTACGTCCACCAGACGACCTTCGGAATGAGCGAGAGGCTCCTCGCGGCGGTCATAGCAGTCCACGGCGACGACAGCGGAATGGTTCTCCCGCCGACAATAGCGCCGATTCAGGTTGTAATAGTCCCGATTCCGAAGAAAGATGCGAACGTTGACGTCTTTGCCTACGCCCGCGAGATAGCGGAAGAGCTCAGAGAAGCCGGCTTCCGCGTCCACGTTGACGAGCGCGACATAAGGCCGGGCAGGAAGTACTACGACTGGGAGCTGAAGGGCGTTCCCCTAAGGATAGAGGTCGGCCCGAGGGACGTCGAGGGAAGGAAAGCGGTTTTAGCGAGGCGCGACACCTTCGAGAAGGTAATCGTCGAGCGCGATGCCATCGTCGAGGAAGTGAAGAAGACCCTCGACGCGATTCACGAAAACCTCTATCAGAGAGCAAAGGAGTTCCTTGAGGGCCACATCAAGCGCGTTGACACGATTGAAGAGGCAAAAGCGGTCTTCGAGGACAGGCGTGGCATAGTTGAGATTCCCTGGTGTGGTAGCGAAGAGTGTGGCCTCAAGATGGAGGAGGAACTCGACGCCAAGATGCTTGGAATCCCATATCCAGAGGAGAAGGCAAGGATAGAGGGCAAGAAGTGCCCCCTCTGCGGAAGGGAGGCGAAGTTCATCGCGAGGTTTGCGAGGACCTACTGA